A single Primulina eburnea isolate SZY01 chromosome 11, ASM2296580v1, whole genome shotgun sequence DNA region contains:
- the LOC140805852 gene encoding CBL-interacting serine/threonine-protein kinase 6-like, translating into MGSEAKCGVLRGKYELGRFLGHGTFAKVYHARNLATGNSVAMKVVGKEKIIRVGMMEQVKREISVMKMMKHPSIVELYEVMASKTKIYFAMEFVRGGELFAKIAKGRLHEDPARHYFQQLISAIDFCHSRGVYHRDLKPENLLLDGDGNLKVTDFGLSALSDHIHLDGLLHTTCGTPAYIAPEVIGKKGYDGAKADIWSCGVILYVLLAGYLPFQDDNIVAMYRKIYRGDFKCPPWFSPESRKLITKMLDPNPSTRISIAKIMNSSWFKKKSTARGSNSKLEQEFALGDEVNAGKGKNTETLNAFHIISLSEGFDLSPLFENTKKVDKEELRFATMTPASSVISKLEEVAKTQNFSIKKSDSCVRLQGQENGRKGKLGIAADIFALTPSFLVVEVKKCSGDTLEYNQFCNKELRPALKDIVWRTNGNSMPD; encoded by the coding sequence ATGGGATCTGAGGCAAAATGCGGCGTGCTTCGTGGGAAATACGAACTGGGCCGTTTCTTAGGCCACGGCACTTTTGCGAAAGTTTACCACGCCAGGAATCTGGCGACAGGTAATAGCGTCGCCATGAAAGTGGTGGGAAAGGAAAAGATCATCCGTGTTGGAATGATGGAGCAAGTGAAGCGCGAGATATCCGTCATGAAGATGATGAAGCATCCCAGCATCGTGGAACTCTACGAGGTCATGGCTAGCAAGACCAAGATTTACTTCGCTATGGAATTCGTTCGCGGCGGCGAGTTGTTCGCAAAGATCGCCAAGGGCCGCCTGCATGAGGACCCTGCTCGGCACTACTTCCAGCAATTGATCTCTGCCATTGATTTTTGCCACAGCAGGGGTGTTTATCACCGTGATTTGAAGCCGGAGAATCTACTTCTAGATGGAGATGGTAATCTGAAAGTCACTGATTTCGGGCTCAGTGCATTGTCCGACCATATCCATCTAGATGGGTTGCTGCATACGACGTGCGGCACGCCGGCCTACATTGCACCGGAAGTTATCGGGAAAAAAGGATACGACGGAGCAAAAGCCGATATTTGGTCATGTGGGGTGATTCTTTATGTACTTTTGGCTGGTTACTTACCCTTCCAAGACGATAACATTGTTGCTATGTATAGAAAAATATACAGGGGAGATTTCAAGTGCCCGCCATGGTTTTCACCCGAATCCCGTAAGTTAATCACCAAGATGCTGGATCCGAATCCCAGTACGAGGATAAGCATAGCCAAGATCATGAATTCATCTTGGTTCAAGAAAAAATCAACAGCGAGAGGATCAAACAGTAAACTAGAGCAGGAATTTGCATTGGGAGATGAAGTGAATGCGGGAAAGGGAAAAAATACAGAGACTTTGAATGCTTTCCACATAATTTCCCTGTCCGAGGGATTCGATTTGTCCCCTCTGTTTGAAAACACGAAGAAAGTTGATAAAGAAGAACTGCGATTTGCCACTATGACTCCTGCAAGTAGTGTAATCTCCAAGCTTGAAGAAGTGGCGAAAACACAGAATTTCAGTATAAAGAAGAGTGATTCTTGTGTTAGGTTGCAGGGGCAAGAAAATGGAAGGAAAGGGAAACTCGGAATCGCTGCTGATATTTTTGCCCTTACGCCGTCTTTTCTGGTGGTGGAAGTGAAGAAATGTAGTGGTGATACTCTTGAATATAATCAATTCTGCAACAAAGAACTGAGACCTGCGCTTAAAGATATAGTTTGGAGAACAAATGGGAATTCAATGCCTGATTGA